Proteins encoded by one window of Bacillus sp. DTU_2020_1000418_1_SI_GHA_SEK_038:
- a CDS encoding DUF2157 domain-containing protein: MKKVIHRSSYDFLKNEFKYLESTGNLQEGQADKLIALYEYPNGALKPSKKINMISILLTIGAFLIGLGILSFIASNWSNMTSSTKYILLLTILIGFFISARLLENRRPYIARAFYYIGVFAFGGELFYIGQLFHLGGKAENTFIWWGLGTLPLAFYCKDKILKAISLIFIYVFIELKFIHYESDLWYLAIFLIPLLFFCGHYIMKESRKIMLVVNMLILYQFIQTHFYFRTLAETESLPWIFIVLIPPLFYSGHKFLNKSIILFSINTLMVIQAIITVYVFYEIENIILLLIFLFVLGLAYTHIRHTDYEIPMKVIGSALHFITAIMLTIPFMWELSFPNWATTDTKALIPCIVVGVLYAIYALSMASKGNLFGVGIVCVFILRFYVDLSLQFMNKSIAFLIGGILLIALGIWFERTRKGGKKNDPTFKE; this comes from the coding sequence TTGAAGAAAGTCATACACAGGTCGTCATACGACTTCCTAAAGAACGAATTCAAGTATTTAGAGTCAACAGGTAACCTTCAAGAAGGCCAAGCAGATAAATTGATTGCACTTTATGAGTATCCTAATGGAGCATTAAAGCCGAGTAAAAAAATCAATATGATTTCTATCCTTTTAACAATAGGAGCATTTCTTATCGGGTTAGGTATTTTAAGTTTTATAGCAAGTAACTGGTCTAACATGACAAGCAGCACAAAATATATCTTATTGCTTACCATCTTAATTGGTTTCTTCATAAGTGCCAGACTGTTAGAAAATAGGAGACCGTATATTGCCAGAGCCTTCTATTATATAGGGGTATTTGCTTTTGGTGGAGAGTTATTTTACATAGGACAACTATTCCACTTAGGAGGCAAAGCAGAAAATACTTTCATATGGTGGGGATTAGGAACTCTGCCGTTAGCGTTCTATTGTAAAGATAAAATATTAAAAGCTATCAGTTTAATATTTATTTATGTATTTATTGAACTGAAGTTCATCCATTACGAAAGTGATTTGTGGTATCTAGCCATCTTTCTTATTCCTCTCTTATTCTTCTGTGGGCATTATATCATGAAAGAAAGCAGAAAAATTATGCTAGTGGTTAACATGCTTATTTTATATCAATTTATCCAAACGCATTTTTACTTCCGAACTCTTGCAGAAACAGAATCTTTACCTTGGATATTCATTGTATTAATACCGCCATTGTTTTATTCAGGTCACAAGTTCCTAAACAAGTCTATCATTTTATTTTCTATCAACACTTTAATGGTCATTCAAGCAATCATAACAGTCTATGTATTCTATGAAATAGAAAATATTATTTTGCTGCTCATCTTCTTATTTGTACTTGGCCTGGCGTATACGCACATTCGGCATACAGATTATGAAATCCCTATGAAAGTAATCGGTTCAGCCCTGCACTTTATAACAGCAATTATGCTAACTATCCCTTTCATGTGGGAGTTAAGTTTCCCTAATTGGGCAACAACTGATACAAAGGCCTTAATCCCTTGTATTGTAGTAGGGGTTTTATATGCTATCTATGCGTTATCAATGGCAAGTAAAGGCAACTTATTCGGGGTAGGGATTGTATGTGTGTTTATCCTTCGTTTCTATGTAGACTTATCCTTGCAATTCATGAACAAATCAATCGCATTCCTTATTGGCGGGATTCTCTTGATCGCATTAGGTATTTGGTTTGAGCGAACTAGAAAAGGAGGGAAAAAGAATGATCCAACTTTCAAAGAATAA
- the pnuC gene encoding nicotinamide riboside transporter PnuC: MKIWRDWTIFERVWLLTFTLINIYLFFAWDDTILGLITSISGMLCVVLVAKGKVSNFYFGIIQTGTYAYISYGYGLYGEVMLNALFYFPLQFVGIYLWKQHTTAIKIKGEDIQIKALTKKGWIATLTSFLIIFVLYALLLQKIGGNVVWIDSATTTLSVIAQILMLKRYTQQWLLWIAVNVLSIVLWVKALILQGGNDVSMLVMWSAFLINSIYGYYNWTKVYKKQKGEVM; the protein is encoded by the coding sequence ATGAAAATTTGGAGAGACTGGACCATTTTTGAAAGGGTATGGCTTCTAACTTTCACGCTTATTAATATTTACTTGTTCTTTGCTTGGGATGATACGATTCTAGGTTTGATTACCTCCATTTCTGGAATGCTTTGTGTTGTTTTAGTCGCGAAAGGAAAAGTGAGTAATTTTTATTTTGGCATTATACAAACAGGAACCTATGCCTATATCTCGTATGGGTATGGCCTATATGGTGAGGTAATGTTGAATGCTTTGTTTTATTTTCCTCTCCAATTTGTCGGGATCTATCTATGGAAGCAGCATACAACTGCCATCAAGATAAAAGGAGAAGATATTCAAATCAAAGCTTTAACGAAAAAAGGCTGGATCGCAACGCTAACTTCTTTTCTGATTATCTTTGTTCTATATGCGCTGCTTTTACAAAAAATCGGAGGAAATGTGGTGTGGATTGATTCTGCAACTACTACATTATCTGTCATTGCCCAAATCCTCATGTTAAAAAGATACACGCAGCAATGGTTATTATGGATCGCGGTGAATGTGTTATCAATTGTACTTTGGGTGAAGGCATTGATCTTACAAGGTGGCAACGATGTATCGATGCTTGTCATGTGGTCGGCGTTTCTAATTAATAGCATATATGGTTATTACAATTGGACGAAAGTGTATAAAAAACAGAAGGGGGAAGTGATGTAA
- a CDS encoding MBL fold metallo-hydrolase produces the protein MQALEKISNRFWYQTPVSETDRPILGVVIGDKRSLMIDAGNSEAHAKYFLSELEKNHIPQPSLVVLTHWHWDHTFGLSALDMISVASKQTKDELEKLVSFEWSDAALDERVKSGVEIEFCANAIKEEFGSERNITIKLPEVTFEKRMDIDLGGVTCQIHHVGGDHAQDSVIVYIKEEKILFLADAIYANLYASKRNMTVKRTLQLLDKIAQFDAETYILSHWKPVSKHEYQQEAKLLRNLAHLTEQYEGRYDEIKIAYQSIVNRDLNEDELETLDYFVNGFELGE, from the coding sequence ATGCAAGCTTTAGAAAAAATCAGTAATCGTTTTTGGTATCAAACACCTGTTTCGGAGACGGACCGGCCTATTTTAGGCGTGGTCATTGGGGATAAACGGTCTTTAATGATAGACGCTGGCAATTCAGAAGCACATGCTAAGTATTTTCTTAGCGAGTTAGAAAAGAATCATATCCCTCAGCCAAGTTTAGTTGTGCTTACACATTGGCATTGGGATCATACTTTTGGATTGTCTGCATTGGACATGATTTCTGTTGCTTCCAAACAAACGAAAGATGAGCTAGAAAAGCTCGTTTCGTTCGAATGGAGCGATGCAGCATTGGATGAACGAGTGAAGTCTGGTGTGGAAATAGAATTTTGCGCAAATGCCATAAAGGAAGAGTTTGGAAGTGAAAGAAATATAACTATAAAGCTTCCTGAAGTAACTTTTGAAAAAAGAATGGACATTGACCTAGGCGGAGTCACTTGTCAAATTCACCATGTTGGCGGCGATCATGCTCAAGACTCTGTCATTGTCTATATTAAAGAAGAAAAAATATTGTTTTTGGCGGATGCGATTTACGCTAACCTTTATGCTAGTAAAAGAAATATGACAGTAAAGCGGACACTTCAACTTTTAGACAAAATTGCCCAATTTGATGCAGAAACCTATATCCTTTCTCATTGGAAACCTGTATCAAAACACGAATATCAGCAAGAGGCAAAACTGTTAAGGAATCTAGCCCATTTAACTGAACAATACGAAGGACGATATGATGAAATTAAAATAGCCTATCAATCGATTGTCAATCGAGACTTGAATGAGGATGAACTTGAGACGTTGGATTATTTTGTAAATGGTTTTGAACTTGGAGAGTAA
- a CDS encoding cytosine permease — protein MINFQAKSEHDLYSESLAPVEYSKRKIGSFGIGVIWFGIAVQVTSFLVMTPLVQYYTIGELVWINLIGQLLVCLACFVTQEIGLKYGVSFATTITAVAGPLGGKIVGLVRAMPAIIFVGLNGFIGATAINMFMTAVFGFSNMLVAIIINAILLILVTISGAKGIERFTTFAAPLMIIIGGIMFYVLMKTHSVSLIDVWDLGRTGGTSKSWLYGFGVCLGGYAAVAMGFNDFTKDCTIKNGNMKKAARTHLISYIIMSSPAFMFFTMIGIITVVLVPGMTGSEVLPYLTELVAGGNNLIIAILALFVFVAQLSTNTAANLFPSVYVICALAPKKINFKTATVIVGVLAFVLQPWKFGPILDVFLAVFGAAGGPALAIIAVDYYYFRKRKYSLGDLFNSRGKYFYWHGINPVSLSCYVSGIIIGLLFLDYNYFVSLAATSVLYIFAGNLFAKKFPVMVSETAEDLTNFTINDDSKIDHVI, from the coding sequence ATGATAAATTTTCAGGCAAAATCTGAACATGACCTCTATAGCGAATCGTTGGCTCCAGTAGAGTATTCCAAAAGAAAGATCGGTTCATTTGGTATCGGTGTCATATGGTTCGGAATCGCGGTGCAGGTGACAAGCTTTTTGGTTATGACACCTTTGGTACAGTATTATACAATTGGAGAACTTGTCTGGATTAATCTGATTGGTCAGCTGCTAGTGTGTTTAGCCTGCTTCGTCACACAGGAGATTGGACTGAAGTATGGCGTTTCTTTCGCCACAACAATAACGGCTGTGGCAGGGCCGCTTGGCGGGAAGATTGTTGGACTTGTGCGAGCAATGCCTGCCATAATTTTTGTCGGATTAAACGGTTTTATAGGTGCAACAGCAATTAACATGTTTATGACGGCTGTGTTTGGATTCAGTAACATGTTAGTTGCGATAATTATTAATGCTATACTGCTCATCTTAGTAACCATATCCGGTGCCAAAGGGATTGAACGATTTACGACGTTTGCGGCACCACTGATGATCATAATTGGCGGAATTATGTTTTATGTATTGATGAAAACTCATAGTGTTTCTTTGATTGATGTTTGGGACCTTGGCCGTACAGGGGGAACTAGTAAAAGCTGGCTGTATGGTTTTGGTGTTTGTTTAGGTGGATATGCGGCTGTTGCAATGGGATTTAACGATTTTACTAAGGACTGTACGATAAAAAATGGCAACATGAAAAAAGCCGCAAGAACACATTTGATTTCGTACATTATTATGTCCTCGCCTGCATTTATGTTTTTTACAATGATTGGCATTATTACGGTAGTTTTGGTGCCTGGCATGACTGGCTCAGAAGTGCTGCCGTACCTTACGGAATTAGTTGCCGGAGGGAATAATCTAATAATCGCAATCTTAGCCTTGTTTGTATTCGTAGCACAATTATCTACAAATACTGCTGCAAATCTATTCCCTTCAGTTTATGTCATATGCGCGCTAGCCCCTAAAAAGATAAATTTCAAGACAGCCACCGTCATTGTGGGCGTGCTTGCGTTTGTTCTACAGCCGTGGAAGTTTGGGCCAATTTTAGATGTGTTTTTAGCTGTATTCGGGGCAGCGGGCGGACCTGCGCTGGCAATCATAGCCGTAGATTATTACTACTTCCGAAAAAGGAAATACAGTCTTGGGGATCTATTTAACAGCAGGGGGAAATATTTCTACTGGCATGGAATCAATCCCGTATCCTTATCTTGTTATGTATCGGGTATAATAATTGGTCTGTTGTTCTTGGATTATAATTACTTTGTTTCCTTAGCTGCTACATCGGTGCTTTACATTTTTGCAGGCAATTTGTTCGCGAAAAAATTCCCAGTAATGGTTTCCGAAACAGCCGAGGATCTTACAAATTTTACTATTAATGATGATTCTAAAATTGACCATGTAATTTAA
- the nadR gene encoding multifunctional transcriptional regulator/nicotinamide-nucleotide adenylyltransferase/ribosylnicotinamide kinase NadR codes for MKKVGFFGGKFLPLHQGHVYAIVKASTMVDELYVVLSHSDKRDRALCDGSKLSYIPAQIRLRWLCQLTREMENVKVVEVEDQDGNEDYNWEEGSLKIRQAIGKEIDVVFSSEIEYESIFKELYPEAKHVLIDEKRDQIKISATKIREKGIFEYWDYIPEVAKPYFIKKVVILGTESCGKSTLTRNLALIFNTTYVKEYGRDYCEYLGGCDGIILEEDYPIIAYGHKLKEYEAIKNSNKIVFIDTEAAVTQFYSELYNQKHQAVLNEIARIQKYDLCLYLEPDVKWVDDGLRVHGEQKVREENNNRLKELLDENGIEFVSVSGTYQERLEKSMELIGRMLEKV; via the coding sequence ATGAAAAAGGTTGGGTTTTTTGGAGGTAAGTTTTTGCCTTTGCATCAAGGTCATGTGTATGCAATTGTCAAAGCTTCTACAATGGTGGATGAATTATACGTTGTCCTTTCTCATAGTGATAAAAGGGATCGGGCATTATGTGATGGAAGCAAGCTATCCTACATTCCAGCTCAGATTAGGCTACGATGGCTCTGTCAATTAACAAGGGAAATGGAAAATGTCAAAGTTGTAGAAGTGGAGGATCAAGACGGCAACGAGGATTATAACTGGGAAGAAGGGTCTTTGAAAATACGACAAGCGATTGGGAAAGAAATCGATGTTGTCTTTAGCTCCGAAATCGAATACGAATCAATATTTAAAGAATTATATCCTGAAGCAAAACATGTCTTGATTGATGAAAAAAGAGATCAGATCAAGATTTCAGCTACCAAGATTCGGGAAAAAGGAATCTTTGAATATTGGGATTACATTCCCGAGGTGGCAAAACCGTATTTTATTAAAAAGGTAGTCATTTTAGGGACTGAAAGCTGTGGGAAATCCACTCTTACTAGAAATCTGGCACTTATCTTTAACACAACCTATGTCAAAGAATACGGAAGAGATTATTGTGAATATTTAGGAGGCTGCGATGGGATTATTTTAGAGGAAGATTACCCGATCATTGCATACGGCCATAAACTTAAAGAATATGAAGCTATTAAAAATTCCAATAAAATCGTCTTTATCGACACAGAGGCAGCGGTTACTCAATTTTACTCAGAGCTGTACAATCAAAAACACCAAGCAGTCTTAAATGAAATTGCTCGCATCCAAAAATATGATCTATGTCTATATTTAGAGCCTGATGTCAAATGGGTCGATGATGGATTAAGAGTGCATGGGGAGCAAAAGGTCCGGGAAGAAAATAATAACAGGCTGAAGGAATTATTGGATGAGA
- a CDS encoding serine protease: MNHYDTDENKDKFEEPPLEDFLPNEEDEWLREKQKRRNIIVKRTISVGVAIALIVSMLQIWPQVFNLPSINFLQKSAELSKQEEIQKYKEAVVTVQDQHSKGTGFNISENGLIITNHHVVDNMYPITVTFSNGNICQATILQSYPDIDLAFLQINGEQLPALSLGQPNTWAVSDQIYVIGNPLLHNQIVIDGEILVGSNKNGVLMLSSPIYNGNSGSPVINLEGNVIGVVFALSTKDQIGLAIPIEKVLEKLPEEY; encoded by the coding sequence ATGAATCATTACGATACAGATGAAAACAAAGATAAATTCGAAGAACCTCCATTAGAGGATTTCTTGCCAAATGAAGAGGATGAATGGCTGCGAGAAAAGCAGAAAAGGCGAAATATAATTGTAAAAAGGACCATTTCCGTTGGTGTTGCGATTGCTTTAATAGTAAGCATGCTTCAAATTTGGCCGCAAGTCTTTAATCTGCCATCGATCAATTTTTTACAGAAATCAGCTGAACTATCGAAACAGGAAGAGATTCAGAAGTATAAAGAAGCCGTTGTTACTGTGCAAGACCAGCATTCCAAAGGAACTGGATTCAATATATCTGAAAATGGGTTAATCATTACAAATCATCATGTTGTCGATAACATGTATCCAATAACCGTCACATTCTCGAACGGAAACATTTGCCAAGCCACCATTTTACAATCATATCCCGATATCGATCTTGCCTTTTTACAAATCAATGGAGAGCAATTACCCGCACTTTCTTTAGGTCAGCCTAATACATGGGCTGTTTCCGATCAAATTTATGTGATTGGCAACCCGCTTTTACACAATCAAATTGTGATTGACGGAGAAATACTGGTGGGATCAAATAAAAATGGAGTTCTTATGCTCTCATCCCCTATTTATAACGGAAACAGCGGAAGTCCTGTTATCAATTTAGAAGGAAATGTGATTGGAGTTGTTTTTGCATTATCTACGAAGGATCAAATAGGACTCGCCATTCCGATTGAGAAGGTGCTGGAGAAATTACCTGAAGAGTATTAA
- a CDS encoding creatininase, whose product MRSKRLMSEMTWMEVKDAVDDGCGVILPIGATEQHGPHMPLCTDALLAERMALDVAKETNLIVAPTVSYGFRSRPCTGGGQTFPGTTSVSGSTLTAVIMDVVKEFIRTGFRKIVLFNWHFENSNFIYDAAYNVLEDRKRDYPDLKLLIIESPFSELKPETMEYVFEGHFPGWGIEHASIFETSVMLYVAPELVDFSKAKDDKAEYYPFYDMLPIPKRITTESGILWKASLATKDKGEVVWKEISQNLVECVNMEFTRWEKEN is encoded by the coding sequence ATGCGTAGTAAAAGATTGATGTCTGAAATGACTTGGATGGAGGTCAAAGATGCTGTTGATGATGGATGTGGAGTGATTCTGCCAATAGGAGCAACGGAACAGCATGGCCCACATATGCCTCTGTGCACAGATGCACTTCTAGCGGAGAGAATGGCATTGGATGTGGCAAAGGAAACAAACTTGATCGTTGCACCTACAGTGAGCTATGGATTTCGCTCGCGCCCCTGCACAGGTGGCGGGCAAACCTTCCCAGGCACAACTTCTGTTAGCGGCTCAACCTTGACCGCAGTAATTATGGACGTTGTGAAGGAATTTATTCGAACGGGTTTTAGAAAAATAGTACTCTTTAATTGGCATTTTGAAAATTCAAATTTTATTTATGATGCTGCTTATAATGTGCTCGAGGATAGAAAAAGAGATTATCCCGATTTAAAGTTGCTTATAATCGAATCTCCCTTTAGTGAATTAAAGCCAGAGACAATGGAATATGTGTTTGAGGGACACTTTCCAGGGTGGGGGATTGAGCATGCTTCTATTTTTGAAACATCTGTAATGTTGTATGTAGCACCTGAGCTAGTCGACTTTTCGAAGGCAAAGGATGATAAAGCGGAATATTATCCATTTTACGATATGCTGCCTATTCCAAAAAGAATTACAACGGAGAGCGGTATACTGTGGAAGGCATCACTAGCAACTAAGGACAAGGGTGAAGTGGTATGGAAAGAGATTAGCCAGAATTTAGTAGAGTGTGTAAATATGGAGTTTACAAGGTGGGAAAAGGAGAACTAG
- a CDS encoding NUDIX hydrolase yields the protein MSEEMLNYDVSKYRTPDGYTSDIAVFTIISTEVGAYKPPQKTLKIMLIKRAEKTKEGDPNIEAGKWALPGGFIRPEETAYDAAVRELSEETGVTGLRIKHFGVYDQIGRDRRGWIISNAHYAIVPENKLIKRRAADDAAEVELFSMDEVFQLELAFDHRQIIEEALWFIKKDMSLTTVAKNFLPKQFVLSELQGVLLTVMDEPWLKLDAQFFRKAPTLPFIEKVMKDGEPQKTNRWSKNKAQLYQFNDYEPYVSIYNAKY from the coding sequence ATGAGCGAGGAAATGTTAAATTATGATGTGAGCAAATATCGAACTCCTGATGGATATACGAGTGATATTGCCGTTTTTACTATTATTTCTACAGAAGTGGGTGCCTATAAGCCTCCACAAAAAACATTAAAAATCATGCTAATTAAACGAGCAGAGAAAACAAAAGAAGGTGACCCCAATATAGAAGCGGGGAAATGGGCATTGCCAGGTGGGTTTATCAGACCCGAGGAAACCGCATATGATGCAGCAGTTAGAGAGTTAAGCGAAGAAACAGGTGTCACAGGGTTAAGAATCAAGCATTTTGGCGTCTACGATCAAATTGGCCGTGATAGGAGGGGATGGATTATATCAAATGCACATTACGCAATTGTTCCAGAAAATAAGCTCATCAAAAGGAGAGCTGCAGATGATGCAGCAGAAGTAGAGTTATTTTCGATGGACGAAGTGTTTCAGCTTGAGTTGGCTTTCGATCACAGGCAAATTATTGAAGAAGCGTTATGGTTTATAAAAAAAGATATGTCCTTAACAACAGTGGCGAAAAACTTCTTGCCAAAGCAATTTGTCCTATCGGAACTGCAAGGGGTTTTGTTAACTGTCATGGATGAGCCTTGGCTTAAGCTTGATGCTCAATTTTTTCGGAAAGCTCCAACCTTACCTTTTATCGAAAAAGTCATGAAGGATGGAGAGCCGCAAAAAACAAATCGCTGGTCGAAAAATAAAGCACAGCTGTATCAATTTAATGACTACGAGCCATATGTTTCGATTTACAATGCAAAATATTAA
- a CDS encoding cell wall hydrolase encodes MARVAYRSADVDLMARMMRAEAEGEGKQGMLYVGNVIVNRVVADCTDFKDLRTINQVIFQVQGGNFSFEAVQKGNVFYQRARDFERRLARQNLESWRDHPAKYSLWYFNPYGPCPPTWYNQPFTGQFKQHCFYEPAPGTCDSVYRG; translated from the coding sequence ATGGCAAGAGTAGCTTATCGAAGTGCAGACGTTGACTTAATGGCCAGGATGATGAGAGCGGAGGCAGAAGGCGAAGGAAAACAAGGAATGTTATATGTCGGAAATGTAATTGTTAACCGCGTTGTCGCAGATTGTACTGACTTTAAAGATTTGAGAACAATTAATCAAGTCATATTTCAAGTACAAGGAGGAAATTTTTCATTTGAAGCTGTTCAAAAAGGCAATGTATTTTATCAAAGGGCAAGAGATTTTGAAAGAAGATTAGCAAGACAGAATTTGGAATCTTGGCGAGATCACCCAGCGAAATATTCTCTTTGGTACTTTAATCCATACGGTCCTTGTCCTCCTACATGGTACAACCAACCTTTTACTGGTCAATTTAAACAGCATTGTTTTTATGAACCAGCGCCTGGAACATGTGATAGTGTTTATAGAGGATAA
- a CDS encoding GDYXXLXY domain-containing protein: MIQLSKNKQFLLSLIIPVMILLGMTVKPLLTTFFGETIYLQTVPLDPRDLFYGDYVNLQFEIERLPVTLLDKELQSKLESNGHSFKDYKDTSVYIVLELNQKSGTHEAVIITEKKPSSSPYIKGIMSPYISYSDWNDQTSEEVVYIDIPVERYFLEENTGKQLEQDAREGRLIAEIKVKNGYPILQEVFLSARH; this comes from the coding sequence ATGATCCAACTTTCAAAGAATAAACAATTTCTCCTTTCGCTAATCATTCCTGTCATGATCTTGTTAGGGATGACAGTAAAACCGCTTTTAACAACCTTTTTTGGGGAAACAATTTATCTGCAAACAGTCCCCCTTGACCCAAGAGATTTGTTCTATGGAGATTACGTAAATCTGCAATTTGAAATAGAGAGGTTGCCTGTAACATTACTAGATAAGGAGCTTCAATCCAAACTAGAGAGTAACGGTCATTCCTTCAAAGACTATAAAGATACATCTGTTTACATCGTTTTAGAACTAAACCAAAAATCAGGGACCCACGAAGCAGTAATCATTACAGAAAAAAAACCATCCTCCAGCCCTTACATTAAAGGAATCATGAGTCCTTACATATCCTATTCCGATTGGAATGATCAAACATCCGAAGAAGTTGTATACATCGATATTCCAGTTGAACGCTACTTTTTAGAAGAAAACACTGGGAAACAGTTAGAACAAGATGCTAGGGAAGGTCGATTAATTGCGGAAATCAAAGTAAAGAATGGTTATCCGATTCTGCAGGAGGTATTTTTGAGTGCGCGTCATTAA
- a CDS encoding DUF3298 and DUF4163 domain-containing protein: MPISFPVNIETVLISSGPDKKVFYPKVTGLQNQGFERLINRTIAAQTQQLINKQAGDMPTSVVEMIGSYEIKNNQREILSLSLSNYTYHYHAAHGMTYIKSLTFDLQNGKQCQLVDLFKPGSNYVKRLSDLIRKQINQRNIQTLVDFKSIKPNQDFYIADKSLVIYFQLYEITPYAFGFPMFPISVYDLEDIIDENGPLGRMAVNV, translated from the coding sequence ATGCCTATTTCATTTCCTGTCAATATCGAAACCGTATTAATTAGCAGCGGACCAGATAAAAAAGTCTTTTATCCCAAGGTGACTGGTTTACAAAATCAAGGCTTCGAAAGGTTAATTAATCGCACGATTGCCGCTCAAACACAGCAACTTATCAATAAACAAGCTGGTGATATGCCGACTTCAGTCGTTGAAATGATTGGATCTTATGAGATCAAGAATAATCAGCGCGAGATTCTGAGCTTATCACTCTCCAATTACACTTACCATTACCATGCTGCACACGGTATGACGTATATAAAATCTTTGACATTTGATCTGCAAAATGGAAAGCAATGTCAACTTGTAGATTTATTTAAACCTGGAAGTAATTATGTCAAAAGGCTCTCAGACTTAATTCGCAAGCAAATTAATCAACGGAACATTCAAACGCTAGTTGACTTTAAAAGCATTAAGCCAAATCAAGATTTTTATATAGCAGACAAATCTTTAGTGATCTATTTTCAGCTATATGAAATAACCCCATATGCTTTTGGTTTCCCGATGTTTCCTATCTCTGTATATGATTTGGAGGATATCATCGATGAAAACGGGCCGCTTGGACGCATGGCTGTTAATGTATAA
- a CDS encoding metal-dependent hydrolase, whose amino-acid sequence MKIWRLGHAMYVLKSKSGKNYLIDPFFDLNPGFAKELDDESFYKSIDVVFLTHGHLDHSSGLSKLIQYKPDIMIVAQYDLAMILLQKGMKNVFPINFGGSASLDDVHVTMVQALHTSSYGETEGLPVYAGEAAGYIFDFKDDYTVYHSGDTGLMLDMKLIQDFYQPDIAILSSAGQLTMGPKEAAYAVQHLLDVKYVIPSHNFPTEKTATNLDSHTQLTKSFPIVGYMMSTGKELVELLKDYSKTEVIELSFGEEREFTKESVVE is encoded by the coding sequence ATGAAAATATGGCGTTTAGGTCATGCAATGTACGTATTGAAAAGTAAATCAGGCAAAAATTATTTGATTGATCCGTTTTTTGATTTGAACCCTGGTTTTGCAAAAGAATTAGATGATGAAAGTTTTTACAAATCCATCGATGTTGTTTTTTTGACTCATGGGCATTTAGATCATTCGAGCGGTTTGTCTAAATTAATTCAATATAAACCAGATATCATGATTGTTGCGCAATATGATTTAGCAATGATTCTTCTTCAAAAGGGAATGAAAAATGTTTTTCCGATTAATTTCGGCGGGAGCGCTTCGCTAGATGATGTACATGTAACTATGGTTCAGGCGTTGCATACTTCATCCTATGGCGAAACTGAAGGATTACCTGTGTATGCCGGAGAGGCAGCCGGCTATATATTTGATTTTAAAGATGATTATACCGTTTATCACTCTGGAGATACTGGATTAATGCTTGATATGAAGCTGATACAAGATTTCTATCAGCCTGATATTGCCATCCTCTCTTCAGCTGGCCAACTTACCATGGGACCGAAAGAAGCAGCCTATGCTGTTCAACATTTATTAGATGTGAAATATGTTATACCAAGTCATAACTTTCCAACCGAAAAGACCGCAACCAATTTAGACTCTCATACTCAGCTGACAAAAAGTTTCCCAATTGTCGGGTATATGATGAGTACTGGTAAAGAATTAGTAGAATTATTGAAGGATTATTCAAAGACGGAAGTGATCGAACTTTCCTTTGGGGAAGAAAGAGAGTTTACGAAGGAAAGTGTTGTTGAATGA